Part of the Plasmodium falciparum 3D7 genome assembly, chromosome: 10 genome, aatgctgattattattttgatttaaataataaatatccttatttaaaaaagaacaatatatatacttttgaATTTAATGAATTAAGTGATATAACAAAATCTATTATTCAAAAGTATTTTAATATGGCATCTGATTTATCAACATTAACTTTGTAAGTTTTAATATAAGACATAAGTATAATTTttctaaataaatatataaaaaaaaaaaaaaaaaaggaatattacatcatatataaaataaaggaccacacaaatatatatatatatatatatatatatatatattaatattttatctttttgttATTAGGTATCATATAGGTATTTCCgaattattatgtattagCGTATCAATATTACTAGGGAAGAAAGAATGTTTAATTGAGCACGTTGTTTTaggtttatttttatatgataaatttgTTTCTTCTACTAAAAACAAGTTAACTcaatttgataaaaatatcctacacaatatatttaatactaATCATAGAGATACTATACCTTTTCAAAAATTGatgaattatttttcttcttatttgAATGCAACAATGAACttataaataatagaaatgaagaaaaaaaaaaaaaaaagaaaatgaaatagataatatttactttttctaataaaaaataagatttatacacattttaaaatgtttatttAACAAAAAGGGAGAAATTATTAGTGCTTTAACATATGAAGTATCATTTTCAACATATAAGAAAAGTTATTagatttttacatatatatggttgtttatatattcttaaattaaaataaaaatactatataaaatatttaatttttttggtctaatatatatatatatatatatgtatacatatttttgaatatttttgttttagaCAATTCTATacaattcattattttcacttgacttttttttataactaataaaagaaaaaaataaaataactataaataaataaatatatatatatatatatatatatatatatatatatatatatgtacaagaATAAATTTGGTAACAATCGtgaattattaatttaatgaCACGAAACTGTTGACAAGTATATGGGGAATgaaatgtataataaaaaaaaaaaataaaataatatataaataaataaataaaataacttGCGTATatgagtatatatatatatatatatatatatgtatgtatgtataaattatgtGCTTTAATAGATATTCATGtaattaaaaatgtaatatatttgaatatattaatattttatatattagataaaaataaaaaattaaatacaacataatcttttttttattaagttaaaaattatattaatttaacacaaatatgtatttactagaaataaattatttccttttctgaataaatgagaaaaaacCAAATAAAAacgttaaaaataaaaaaataaaaaaataaaaaaaaaaaaaaaaggaatttctttatatatgttcattagaacaaattatatctttattttttcatatatttgaaaaaaatgaataatatatatatatattattgttattattattgctattgttattttattttttacttgatttacattatatttttaatttaatttaatttcttttttttttttttttttttttttttttttttttttgaaaagtagattattaaattaatttttgtaattCATCATAAAAGACAAGGACCAAAGCTCCACCAGCTCCTCTGATAACATTGGCCCAAGCTCCTTTGAAAAATCCTTTAAATCCTTCATTTCTTAGTATTTTAATCCAACAATCAAtagtatttttatattgtatttcTTCTTTACCTTTTCTACCTGACATCATCATCATACGTCTTCTGACAGTATCGAATGGATACGAAATGAGACCAGCTAATATGGTAACAGATTGAGCAACAGCCCATTTCAATacaatatttgtatttttatcattcgTAAATAAAAGTGCTTTAGCACTATCATAAAGTCCAAAGTAGGAACCTCTATATACAATAATACCAGTAACTGAAACACCAAAACCACTATATAAAGAAAGTAATCCAGTttgtttataaattttagCTAAACAATCAAAGAGTCCTGTAAATTGTCTATCTTTACCTTTTCCTATATCTGATGCTAATCTAGTTCTAGCAAAATCTAAAGGATATACgattaataaagaaatagcACCAGCTGTTGCACCagataaaatattaacacAAAAGAATTTTGAGAAATCTGTATTTTGATCGTATCtaggaaatatatttttaaagtaaTCCTTAAAAGCAAAATTAAAAGCTTGAGTTGGAAAATATCTAATAACATTAGCTACATTTCCTCTCCATAAGGATAACACACCTTGTTCTTTAGAAACCCTTTTGAAACAATTTATTAAACCTGAATATCTTTCCACTTGTCCTGATTTGATCTCAGGTATAGAATCTTGGGTCTGAATTAACATCTTTACTCTTTCAATTGGAGCAACCACTGTTTTTGATATTGCGGCTGATATACCGCCCATCAAAAAATCGGCTGCAAAATTGGTTTTTATATCAGAActcattataaaaagaacaattaaaaaaaaataaaataaaataaaataaaataaaataaagctaaatgaatataaatatgtaaatatataactatatatatatatatatgtgaaagaTACAAtctatatatcttttaaaaggctatattaatatgtacaaatataatttttttatatatgttataaatatatctacatatttataaatatgcatatatttttgtatatacatatatatatatatatatatatatatatatatatatatatatttttattttctgaaaataagaaaaaaaaggaaaaaaaaaaaatctttttttttactataaagaaataaatattatcttaacaaatgtgatatatatatatatatatatatatatatatatatatatattaaatgtatgATGTATAATGGTAAATAATAGCTTATTTTAAAACAAACTGTGTATAAAtattagataataatattttattttattttatttattatatgttttcattatttatatataagtattttttttttttctcaattttgtttccttttatttttttttttttttatatattttttattatttattttatttttttatgattttttcttgtttattCACATAATTGCttctaaaaaataagaaatccatattagtaatatataataatatatttaatctttaatttattatatactaaaattatatcatatatatgtgaatattaaaaaatgtacacaattatatgtatatatataaatatatatatatatatagatagatatatgtatattatatcataattaaatatgtatatatatttaaaatattgttcttaggaaaaaaaaaaaaaaagaacacatacatatgatttactattaatatatatatgtatataaataaatatatataaatatttatatatttattcatatatttaaatctATATAGGcgtattacattttttatacgATAAATACttgtgtatttatatttatatttatatttatatttttgttaaactttttattttttttcaagaaCTTTCATTATGCCATTATGCTTTCACAAgtgtaaaaatgaaaaataagaaaataaaaaaataagaaagattaatatatataatgatataaaataagaattaaaaaaatgaaatcaaataaaaagatggtgtattttaaaatgtaaatgttattattttaaatattataatattatacatatatatatatatatatatatatatatatatttatatttttctcttattttttccaagtttttaatttttatatttaattttctttttagtaAATAATTTAACATAATATCACTcatttaatcatatatatataatatatttttataatatatttttcaattttttttttttttttatatttttaatataaccttttttttatgtatatattataaaatgggtttatatataaaaatataatataaacataatactatttataatataattttatatatattatatttccttataaaataagaaacccaaataatgataaatatatattaataataataatatatatgtattcattatatatatataaatatgtcgATTTATAGTTTTACTGTTTactcattttattattttacacttataattaatatgatatttttaGGGTATTTTTTCCTTCTATCTACTTTTTATATgcagtatatatatatatatatataattattcttattatttttttttttttattatgtatatacataaattttattattattcctttttatatatatctatataatatatatattatatatatatatatatatatatgtatatattatatatattatatttatagaatacgaaaaaaatttaaaagatattCATGTATGTAGAGTaacatatttgtttataatatatggataaataaaaatatatatatatatatatgtatatatatataatatatatatatattatatataatatgtattttatatacatatcggttaaataatattatgtatttaattttatcatatatattaatatatacattttaattgTAGGATTATAGttaaatgtatttttataatatatataatatatctaaattatttttttaatcattaaataaattaaaaaaaaaagtaaaaataaaaaatattattttatttattttatttttttttaaaatatggtatgagatatatttatgtatgttatTCTACTCCACagattattctttttataatatatgaaattaaaaatatatttataattgaagaattaaaaaatattattataagatataaaataatataataataattttatggatttatatatattttataaatgtatgaaaaacatgaatattattgtttataatatataaagagaacaaatatatttttccattgttttattatatatgtatatataaaaaatatggttATTTACTATTTCTTAGTATATAtggtattatattaaatgtaatttaaaaattaattgatTCACgttaaataatatgttactaatatattaccatttcataagatatatatttgaaagattaaaaataaaaaaaacgagcatactttttatatttttacctaacctatttttttaaaaacgttatatattttagagTAATATAACAGTATGGTGttataccaaaaaaaaaaaaaaaaaaaaaaaaaaaaaaataataatttatataatataatatatataaattgatatattttgtaaaagttgaaattatgataatttttaatgaatTTATCATGTGGTcagttatatataaaacatataagaaaaataaataaataaataattatatatatatatatgtgcacatatttatatgtttttgtgtttgtttatttttttgtttattttattttatttttttttttcattatatggTTAGTTTTAGCGGTTTAAAAACATAtggtatataaaacaaattaataaaaatgtcctttttcatttttatgattatattacCATTATCATGTATTGAACTGGAATGGTTATGtttattgtaatatatagaagattgataaaaattttttttaatattttcttcgtttattttattttgagaaagcatatataaaaagaggTCTTCATAATATATGCTAATGGTATTAAAAAGAGTTTCTTCAAAATGTgggaaatattttattatgtcttccttatatatatttattttttctttttttaaaatgatattattattattattattattattatattctttgtGTGTTTTGtttgaataattattaacatttatatttggtatatatttttttttcattttattatttaaatctaAATATGTTGTTAAAGTTTTGTTgtgataaaataattttttgttattgtttcttagaaaatatttaaaagaatcattatttaatttaatatatatattttgaaaagatatatttaattggtaatatttacataaatataaatagaattgattatttatatatatattttttttttcgtttaacagtgaatattttttcatatttctatataacatatggaatatttttttagtgTGTTTTAAATTGTTTTTTCCTTGTATAATATCTATtactaataaatataaaaaaaaaaagtgtaactctttaatatttatatggtcTATATTAAAATCTATGTTACAAATTGAGGATGTATCTTGTACATtgttgtttttaaaaaaaaaaagaaaaaattgataaaaCTTTTGatcattcatatatatattttttgtatcatttgttaatacatttatatattttttgaaatgatttgtttttattaaatagtgatgatatattttattgtccttatgttttccttttgtacacattttattatatattttatattttttcgtttttgttatatacacataatcTAATAAGTTTTGAAAAGTTTCTGCACAAAATGATAGACATGACtgatttaaaattaatataggatttacatatatatgtaaagaaattataattttttcttttaaattaaaattttttttgttcttaatTAACATCTGTATTAACATATTTTGGATTTTTTCATTGTATAAAGATTGAAAAGAATGAACTGTTataatttgaaatatatacgtatatagaatgtttaaatattttttttctccttttaatttatataaaactttTTGTATTAATGAATctataaagaaattattcatttgataatttttatattttaaaagatacaaaaagataagtatatattttatgtcgATTTTTTCAAAGTTGTTAAGTACATCTATGCATAAATCTTGTAATAtggaattattaaaatgtatattaatatatgaagaaTAGCAGAAGATTAATAACAGATTTttgaaattatattttttcaatttatatTCGATTTtgttgtatatatgtattaagaatgaatttatttcattcgatatattataatttattttactaTAGGTAATTAATGATacaaatatatctataatatctttttccttgtaaatatttttatcaaaaagaattttaaaatgtgtaaacaatttattaaatattttttcgtCAAGTATATTTAGATGTACAAGTGAATTTAATACAATACAAGAGTTATAAATATCTAaaatgtttatttgtttatatgcttctttttttaaataatcatatatattataataattttttacgtttaatttatttacattatatagTAGGAAACagaaatcttttttttttagctgTACTATTTGGTTGTGCTGGGGATAAAAATAggtgtttttgttttttacaaaatgttTAACAAGAGATGATATTGTTTTGAAATATGTGATAAAATTATAGgaacaataattattattattgtaaatattattattattgcaaatattattattattgcaaatattattattattgcaaatattattattattgcaaatattattattattgcaaatattattattattgcaaatattattattattgcaaatattattattattgttgttgttgtaattatatatttcattattactatatatatattttccctCCTTCATATAATCTTCTATATTATACATGTCTGTATTATTAAACGTTTGTATTTCATATCCATACGAATTGATTAAATTGTCTATATTAATGTTGTCactattatcataatttccatttaatatattactttttattttcttccttttcgGTTGACTTACATTTAAATTGATAACTACCgataaaataatttcttcAAAAAAATGTTCATCTTTAAATTGGcttttatgtaatatattcattaacaTATTAAGTGAACAGATATTTAAAGCATACAAACTTGGAAACATGAACTTTATGTTTGCGttgttatttaataataatatgtttttttttaatttaattaatatacttttttttatatatccattCAATTTCACATAgctatataaaaacaatattaaatgattaaaatcatttttatagaaaaataagaaataaagaaaaagtttatatatgttgttttttaattcattcaAATGTTCTAAATTATGTAAATCATTTAATTTAGAATATGAATAACATAATAAGGTTATATCTAAAAGATTCAGGTGGTTtctcttattattataaataggCAATTTATTCTCTtgcttatttatatttttattacataataaattattcagTTGATCTTTCTTATATTCATTgtaatcattatttataagatTTATATGTTCGTTTGCTTTGTTTTCTATTATATGCATTTCTTTGTTTGTTTGTATTTCTGCTTgaactttttttttgggaatttctattttatttttttccctaTATATTAACAAGAACCTCTTTTGATTCTCTATAACAGAGTTAAGATTATtagtaaaaatatttaaaaattgtggatgaatatatttaaatgaatttACAATActataaatgaaaagaatgatttgttttatgttcatatggaaaataaagtttatattatttaaatttgttatatttctCCAAAAATCTTTTTCAAGGAATTGCTTTTTActtaataaatgaattattataataaaatcattGTGTGCTATTTCTTGTTTATTTAAAAGATCTAAGAATTCATCTGtaaatctatatatattacataaatcaTCTTTTCTACAATATTTTCTAATTCTCCTAACTAATTCtgattgtttatatattttgatattatTGATTAAAGACCCATTTTTATCCTTAATATGatttttatgatttatatgatttttatcatctatatgatttttatcatttttgtaatttttactGTTTTCCTCTTCTTCccatttgaatatattattatcataagtatcattatttttttttacatgtgaactttcattttttatggtTGAAAAGAAGATAGCATGCTTTATTCGTGGTTTTGAAaggaattttttaaaaaagatatcCAACggtttttttgttattttatttataacattacatttttgtaaatagtttttcatttaattatttGCCCTTACTCTGAACATTCGGAATTTACATACACATTGATAAAATGGGagaaattaaaaaggaaaaaaaaaatatatatatatatatatatataaatatataatatatatagaacagcatataatgtaatataatataatataatacttttATGTAAAGAATTTTACCGTaagaaatttataattttcatttaattatatattttttatttttttttttaaatcatattaaaattaatataatgaagaaaatttttaattatatatatgtatatttttacatgatattatataatatattgtagaattttttttacatatatatatatatatatatgtatttatatatttttatgatgttTTACTCATTATTTTACTATCTAtagatttttattaaatatattatatttagtacgcatatataatatgcatTGTGTACATTgctgatatatatatataatatatatatttacacaatttcctttttttttttttttttctattttttttacaaatacagtaaaattaataaatattcgaAAAAAGTGTATTTTGTTTTCcgtttaaaataaatttgaacattttttttttttcttttattttttattttgtttgtaTTTAAATggaaagtaaaaaaaaattttatatttaataatttttaccaattttttatagtatataaaatatgacatttgtttttatttatttttatttaattatattttattcttctatttaatattttttgtttgttgtttgtttgttttattttttacagttatatttatatattatatatacataatatttgtatataaaaaaatataaagtgtaatttttttttaattttttttttgttaacaTTGCTTAATAAATAGTAttctaataaataaataaataaatatatatatatatatatatatatatatatatattatataatatattatttaaattttttttttttttttttttttttgttgttatataaaataaattacacatatttatatatttattattaaaataaaataatagaaaaaaaagaaaagaaaaggaaaaaagaattataaacCACTTAgacatttattatttgtttttataacatttattttccatatttatGATGGAAGAAATAtcttgttatttttttatatttttaatttttttttttttcatatttatttttgaaatTGTAGTAAAATGTAGAATttgaaaatttaatattgaaattaaaaatatgcatATGTAATTTaagcatataaatataatgttattatttgtgtgcaatttataaatatttgtatggaaaaaaaaaaaaaaaaaaaaaattgcatATCAATAATATTAGGATTTctgttatattaaataacagtaataaataatatataaataaataaatatgtatatatatatatatatatagatagatatttatagatttatatagatataataatttgaaaTATTGCAGGCATATTTTTTCACATTAAGTTTGCagtttataataaaaatatgtgattctatattattttttaagatagcaaatatgtacacatttgtaaaataaataaatatatatatgttttattttttaaggaGTAATATTCTAACAACTGCAAAAAGAATATACTTTTTGTTTAATGttaatcattatatatatatatataatatatatatatatatatatatttatgacattcattttttattttaatttttatatacagtTTTGGTGATGAGattgaaaaacaaaatactagtatttttaaataatttatcttaataatttatttatttttatttctttttctatgtatatataatattttatacatttattattttttttattttttctcttattacatctatatatatatatatatatatacatacatataatttttatatgtaaatatgaCTATAAACcagttttattattttaatcaatcatacatattattattttggttTTGCACGTTTCATATTTTacctttttgttttttatttttttcactgTGACTGTATTTTCTGTATATACCCAAatttgaatattattatttcccaCCCCCCTATAATATAtgtcttttatattatttaaaatgtaaaatatgatatgcttcttttaaaaaatatataatacatatatgtgtgaatatttatttgtgtaAACGTggtgtaatatatatgtatatatatatttttgtttttgtctttaatatttgtatatttttggtatataaatataaatatatatatatatatatatatatatatatatatatttcttatttatttaaattcaaaagaaattaatattttttattataattatttattttaatacgcatatatttttttttttttttttttttttttttttgtaaaaataatatttggtTTGTTGTGATTATATGATTAGAGGTTATCATTTAagatatttaatttatccaTTATAATAAGTTTATATAAAGAGCcagaaaattaaaataagaactatgtgttattattactattaaataaataaatagataaatatatatatatatatatatatttatgtatatatattttttcatgtgTACATTTTAGAATGGATAAATTAGTACCGATTGTAAACAAATTACAGAATGTTTTATCATCTTTTATTAGTAGTGAAACCTTGAGCTTACCACATATAGCAGTGGTAGGGGCTCAATCAGTTGGAAAAACCTCATTACTAGAATCATTAGTAGGTTTAAGTTTTATGCCTAAAGGAGAAGATATAGTAACTCGGACTCCAATAATAATTCAGCTAACGAATTCTAAATCAGATGATTGTTATTGTACCTTAACATATTgtgattatgataataatagagTAGAAAAACATATAGATGATTTTTCTATTTTGAATGAAATATTAATTGACGTTACAGAAGAAATTACTGGGGgtaataaatgtattaaagAAACTCCTATTATAATTGAGattcataaaaatgatgtTTTAGATTTAACTTTAATTGATTTACCTGGTTTAACAAAAGTCCCTGTTGGGAATCAGCCACAAAATGTAGAGGAGCAAATAGTAAATTTagtaaacaaatatataaagaatccGAATTGTATCATTTTAGCTGTTTCATCTGCTAATATTGATTTAGCTAATTCAGATAGTTTGAAAATGGCTAGAAATGTAGATCCCAAACATGAAAGGACTATAGGTGTTATAACTAAATGTGATATGGTTGAAAAACCTGAAATATGGAAGAAAATGATTAGTGGATCACTTTATCCTTTGAAGAAAGGTTTTGTAGCTGTTGTTTGTCGAAGTCAGAAAGATGTAGAAGATGATATTACTATTGAAATgtctattaaaaaagaagaagaatacTTTAGTCAATGTATTGATTTTTCGAATCAAATGGAATGTATTATGGAATGtggtataaaaaatttagccaaaaaattaaataatatattaattgagCATATCAAAAATACAGTACCATTTTTAAAACCTAAAATTGATTCATTAAAAAGTATTGAAGAAGAACGATTATTAGAATTAGGTGAACCTATGGATAATATGAATCGTTCAGAATATTTAGCAGTATTAgttaattatataacaaaattttCACAACAGTATCAAGATATAATAGATGGAAAAGTTTTTTATAAAGATAGAGTTGATGAATTAAAGGGTGGCGCAagaatacattatatatttaatgattGGTATATAAAATCATTAAATGATTTTTCACCATTAGAAATGTTAACAGA contains:
- a CDS encoding dynamin-like protein; amino-acid sequence: MDKLVPIVNKLQNVLSSFISSETLSLPHIAVVGAQSVGKTSLLESLVGLSFMPKGEDIVTRTPIIIQLTNSKSDDCYCTLTYCDYDNNRVEKHIDDFSILNEILIDVTEEITGGNKCIKETPIIIEIHKNDVLDLTLIDLPGLTKVPVGNQPQNVEEQIVNLVNKYIKNPNCIILAVSSANIDLANSDSLKMARNVDPKHERTIGVITKCDMVEKPEIWKKMISGSLYPLKKGFVAVVCRSQKDVEDDITIEMSIKKEEEYFSQCIDFSNQMECIMECGIKNLAKKLNNILIEHIKNTVPFLKPKIDSLKSIEEERLLELGEPMDNMNRSEYLAVLVNYITKFSQQYQDIIDGKVFYKDRVDELKGGARIHYIFNDWYIKSLNDFSPLEMLTDEEIRIAIRNSSGPRGALFVPESAFETLIKKLINCLKEPSLRCADQVYEELLKIVDNCRIADMERFTNLKSAINEQVKILLKDCLQPTKEMIKNLMLIELSYINTSHPDFLNEHFMKNVYDKDNDYIDELDTVVHPKHNHKMLQRPKREYQETCGSNMNYSTIHHNNTYKEEMKMWKHKEDAKSFRNKEGTKITNINNNRENVFVLPVIPEKIIPEYSSSSKEIIEIDLIKSLINNYFNIVRKHIADAVPKAIMHFMVNTSRKTMQKVLISNLHNGELFNLFNECSSIKVKRNNCKKNLESLNQAIKMLAEIRNQEV
- a CDS encoding ADP/ATP transporter on adenylate translocase; translation: MSSDIKTNFAADFLMGGISAAISKTVVAPIERVKMLIQTQDSIPEIKSGQVERYSGLINCFKRVSKEQGVLSLWRGNVANVIRYFPTQAFNFAFKDYFKNIFPRYDQNTDFSKFFCVNILSGATAGAISLLIVYPLDFARTRLASDIGKGKDRQFTGLFDCLAKIYKQTGLLSLYSGFGVSVTGIIVYRGSYFGLYDSAKALLFTNDKNTNIVLKWAVAQSVTILAGLISYPFDTVRRRMMMMSGRKGKEEIQYKNTIDCWIKILRNEGFKGFFKGAWANVIRGAGGALVLVFYDELQKLI